One Danio rerio strain Tuebingen ecotype United States chromosome 22, GRCz12tu, whole genome shotgun sequence genomic window carries:
- the si:ch211-12h2.6 gene encoding Gal_Lectin domain-containing protein precursor has protein sequence MGFLSFCLTMILLNSSLLISANGGHGHDHDDYEHCRRSTNSVTACEGSVLRLSCPGHTKIKILAANYGRTDKKTCNINLSPRQVRNTNCRSSNSLPRVSARCDGCESCYVPATNGVFSDPCPRTYKYLTVKYCCRRRWS, from the exons ATGGGCTTTCTCAGTTTTTGTCTTACCA tgaTTCTTCTGAACTCCAGCCTGCTGATCTCAGCAAATGGTGGTCACGGTCATGATCACGATGATTATGAGCACTGCCGGAGGTCTACTA ACTCTGTAACTGCATGTGAGGGCTCTGTTCTGCGTCTGTCCTGTCCTG GACATACTAAGATCAAGATCCTTGCTGCAAACTATGGACGTACAGATAAAAAAACCTGCAATATAAATCTTTCACCTCGTCAAGTCCGAAACACCAACTGCCGTTCATCAAACTCTCTGCCCCGTGTGTCAGCAAG GTGTGATGGATGTGAGAGCTGCTATGTACCAGCCACCAATGGTGTATTCTCTGATCCGTGTCCTCGCACATACAAGTACTTGACAGTCAAATACTGCTGCAGGC GTCGATGGAGCTGA